The Rhipicephalus sanguineus isolate Rsan-2018 chromosome 4, BIME_Rsan_1.4, whole genome shotgun sequence DNA window TCATCTAGCGAAAAGCAGACGCAAGCTTGCAGCAGCAGACGCTCACTCTCGCTTCTTTCCCAACGTCGCGGCATCCGACCCGTTTTATCAACTGGACAACGCCGCTGGGAGCAAGACCCCGACAGGCGCTTAGGTCTATCTAAAGGTTGCGCAAGTGAGCTTGAACTTCCCCTTCCCGAGGTCAAACAGGTTTCGCCAGCGGCTCAGCCTTCTGGCAATTGGGTCGCACGACGCGCGCGGCCACAGTCCACTGTCAGCGGCCCCGAAGTCGAGACGTAGGACATACCACTACGTGCGCCGGTAGCTTCCGTACTCTCACATCGAAGTTTGCTGCGCGACATCTTACGAAGAACGGCGAGGGAAATGGCCAGCCAGGAGTTTGAGAGCGTCGAGAAGATCCTCACGGAGCATCTGCCGCCGGAAGAGCTTCAGAAAGTCCGCGGAGTTCTGTACGGGAAAGAATGCGCGTGAGTACTCCATGACGACGGCGTTTGATCGCTCAGTTCGGGCCGGCATGACGTGTGAGGTGGCAGTCGCGCGTCTTGACCCACATATCGAAGCCACGTCGTGGTTGAGAGTTACAACGTATTATTATTGTTATGTGACATCCTGGGACAGTTTCTTTCCCCGGACGCTCAAAGCGACGCGCTTGCGTGCGGATGGTAGTGCCTAAATGCTTTAAATGAGAGCACTGTCATCTAGTGGCTCCGCATTTATTTCTACCGACTGACTTTTTATAATACCAGCGTTGAGTAGTAATTGTAGCATTAATTATTTGACGGCGTAGACATCCCTTCTCCCTGTGATATTTTTGTTAGGTGTTTACAGCCAATGTATGAAGTGAGAGTACTAGGTGATGAAAaagcctttctctttttttttgaaaggttTTAGAAGGCTGTATATATCTACCGGTAGCATCAATTTTAGAAAAATTGTGAACTTTAGCATCAGAATTAAGGGCGCTACGTGCACAGCCTATAGGCAAAGTTACGAGGGTTGTGGCGaggcggaaaaaagaaaaagaaataaacactcAAAGAACCTGCCGTCTGAATCAGTGCCTCAAGTGCACATATCTGCTGGAATTATTAATGCTGTATCTGTGTTGCCCAATGTATGCTTCTTCGATTCtattttatatttatatttatatatatatatatatatttttttttaatgaaggcAAGTTCCCACCTGTCTTGGCATGCAGCCATATCCCTGCATGGTGTCTTGATCACTGCGTAATTCTTGGGAAGATTGCCAGATTCGTTGTGCTTGTGCTCTCTGCAGCCGATCATTCATGCACCATAAAGGATACACATGGCAAAAAGAGGGTCGACAAAAATTAAACTGCCACTGTAATGTATAATTAGTGTCAGTCAACAAAGAGAGTAATATTTTAGGGCAAAATTAAGTGAACAGCATTGTTAATtaaaagtgtaaaaaaaaaaatctgacacTCCTAGAAGTCCTTGCTCTGTCGGAGAGAAAATTAATGCAACATATACCTTTTAGGGGCACAAGGTTAAGTGAAAGGAAATTGAAATCGCTGTGGAGTAAAAAGCAGGAAACCAACATGACGCATAAAGCCTACGTGCTGTATGACGCAATTCTCAATTTGTTCCTTCAGCCACATCTATTTCATACTGTGCTTCTTGTATTGTGTTTGTTAAATAAAAACGGAACAGAGTGAGAAATGCAGTCACCCACTTagtatcactttttttttgtatttgttgaCCAAATGGACTATGATGCTCTAGTGTaaattattttattattaatgCCGTTTTCTTTGGCACAATAGCCGGCTATGGCCAGAGATTGCCAGGCACATATCGAGTTTATAATCAACCATCCACACACGCATCTACGATCGCCGTAAGCACATAACACGCATAATGGTGGCCTGCGCTACAGAAGAAAAGGAGAATGAATGGCTTGGTCAGTTCTCTCAAAAATTTCTAATGTTTCAGGTAGTACTGTAACTAGAGAATAAGATAAAGTGCATACCCTCAATCTTGCCCTGTCATCACTCAGTACCAACTGATGAAGGGTCCTTTACTACTTCTGTCATGAGCGGGACCATATGTGCTCCCAAATATAATTTCTTGTTGACGCTCGTGCCATCCCTGCGTCACCACCAGCAATTTTCGTGCACTCAAAATATAACACATTGCAGCAAGGCTGCGTGAATGGGGCACAGAAAAGAAAATTGTGATGTGCACACAGCGCCCTGTGTTATCGTGAATCCCAGCCAGCTAACCCACCagcgttttttttgttattttattttagcCTCAGGGTACAGAGCACATTACAGAGGGAAGGGGCTATCGTACATGAATATAgtaaatggggaaaaaaaaaagtgagaacctAATATGGGTTCACAATATAGCAGCAATACTTAAGTAGAATAatatatatgtaaatatataaggcaACACACAGATACAAGAAAGAGATAAAATTAAACAATGGCTAAAGTCGAGCTAATTAATTAGTTAAGGAAGTTGTAAAATATATGGGGTCATGTATTGTCGTTATAGACTTAGGAAGGTGGTTTCAATCTCTAGCAGTCTTAGGCAGAATTGAAAATGAATGGGTGTTACTTTTGGGAACATGAACTTTCTGACGATGGTTGAGACGGGCTCATATGAGAGGTGCGGCATGTATCAACAATTAAGACAGATATAGCTTATGATGGTAAATCTTATGGTGAAAACGTAGACGGGAATATTTCCTGTGAGCAGCAAGTAAAGGAAGTTGTAGCAGTGCTTTCATGGAGATTACACTGGGTGTTCTGTGGTAATTAGATAAAGTGAAGCGGGGCATTTGTATTGCCTCGATGTTTGGGTTAATGTAACATGGTTGGGGTCCCACAACGCTGACGCATACTCAAGCCGTCGGCCActagtgtagccagaaatttttttcagggggggggggtgttcaactatactttatgtatgttcgtgcatgcatttgtatgtgtgcctatatatacatgtatatacacacgcaaagctgaaaaatttcgaggtGGGGAGCGGGCTTGAACCCCCCAATCCCCGAAAACCCCACCCTGTCTATGCGAGTGTCGACAGCCGAACTCAGGTATATCAAGTCTGAAAGAAATTGCAAAAAAGTTTAATATGTGGGCCCTTTAATATATAAGatattttatatatcgaaaaTATATTAAAGGGGATATTACAGCTGTTTGTTATACAGAATAATTCGTTATACAGTAGACACACACCACGGAGCAGTTCTTCTCCCTTATATGAGGGACCTCTTGTAAGCAGGCTATCACATTTTCATTTGCTGATCAAGTCCGCTTTTGATGTTGGCGCAATGGTGTCTATTATACACAATTGTCTCTTACatcagtgtctctttaaaggaGCTCAACAACTgcatgtgggttcgatatatgcaGGTTCGACTGTAGTGTATAAAAGTAGTATAGCGGAAGACGTTGGTGCTCCTGTTTTAGTCGGTGTGTAACATTCCTTTGTCTCAGAGCTCTCGACCTTGATCGCGAGGCTGTTGCACTGGCTGAAGAGCACAAGTTCGAGCTCAAGGGATACAAAATGACGGCCGAGAAGGAGGAGACGCGGCCGCCGCGAGTCGTGCGCCTGGGCCTGGTGCAGAACCGCATCGTGCTGCCCACGACTGAACCGGTGGCCGCCCAGCGGGAGGCGCTGCACCGCCGCATCGAGACCATTGTCGAGGCAGCTGCGCTGTGCGGGGTGAACGTCATCTGCTTCCAGGAGACATGGCGTGAGTAATATGCGAAGACTGCTAAATGTAAATGCATGCAGAGTTACGGCAAATGAGCTCTGCagaatcctgcaaggtggcggaagggttacaAAAGGTGTAAGTGACAATTTTTTAAAAGCTTCTCTTTCTGagaaattcatatggatttccttgtggctttggcTACAATCGGGTTGTTGTCAATCATCCCTTTCAtaaccttccgccaccttgcaggattctgctgaactcatttgcaatatggTGTCCATGTACTTTGATTTGTTGACAGATTCTCCCTCGCGCTGCCAACTGCTTGcgtcctggttagctcaattggtagagcgactgccccgCAAAGGCGTTGGTCCTGAGTTCGATCCCCGGAAAAGGACGGATTTTTCTTCAATTAGAAGATTTACTTGTGGCGTCGGCTACaatcgggtggttgtcaattatccctttcatgcAGAGTTACGCAAGACCGGTGGTTGCTTTTTCCAGAGTTCACCAAGTCAGCTGCCCAGGAAAACTTTTAAGAGCTCTGAAAACATCGGCACTGCATAGTCTCTATCGGCTGTTATCTCATCTCAGTGGCTCAATCATTGAACGGTTGAACTTCACAACTGGAAActttaagaataaaagaaagggcTTCAAGGATTTTCAAAGGGGCCACTTGTGAGATATAAAGTGTATAGCTCTGTGTCATGCATACACAAGAATTGCTTGTAATTGGTTATCCTTATCTGTGTTATAGCCATTTGTAGCTGTCTGTTGAGGACGCCGTCAACGAACAAGACTGCACTCTTTAGCGGACTTCATAAAGCATTTAAAAAAACATTGTTAAAAATGAATCTTCAAAAGAGCACATATCACAGTGCAGGCAAGGGAGAAAATCAGTCACAGATACGAAAAACGCTGGTTATGCTTAACTGCTTACAAGCAAAATtacaaaagtgctgtgtgttgcTTTGTTGAACCCAGAAAGAGCCAGAAGTCAAGTCAATTCGGTGTCCGATACTGCTACAGTAAACAAAAAATCTAATCAAGCCATCATGCCTGTATCTGCTATCCGTGTTGATCACGTGCTGATTGTACGAGTTAATTTTCAATTTCACACTCTTTACTTTCAGACATGCCGTTTGCATTTTGCACCAGAGAGAAAACGCCTTGGTGCGAGTTTGCAGAATCTGCTGAGCACGGCCCATCTGTTCAACTCTGTCAGCAGGTGATCTTTTACTCCCTTTACGAAACAGATCTATAGATATTTATCTCTATTAGTATCTTTAAAATCATTAGCATAGAGAACTTTCCTGTGCTTTATGTGCAACAGTTAAAATCATTagtttaaaggggctctgcagcacttttccaagtaatcatcgaatgatctCACTGTAGGGGTTTAtcgcctcacaaatcgactgttgtgaaaattttcagaatccgtcaagtgcgagcagagttacagggatctgtGTCACAtgtttcaagcgctttctctctcctttcaacccagcgagtgcgctgaaagctacacggggggggggggggggatgacaaaaGGGCAAGAAGCTATGCCCGTACGGCAGtgcacatcatgaccttgagcactttttcttttttctttgaacgcgctgctcactttcagtgtgataACAAGCATGCTGATGTAATTCTATATCGTGTGTAATTCTATCACTATAGATTGCAGCACAGGCATGTCGCAGCACCCCACGACAGCTGCGGTAACTGTGTAGCTAGCTCGCgatactcaaatcagccaatggctgtaaGCGAAATTGcatttatgacatcatttgtcgaggaaagagcgagcgatttctaacTAACTTTGAACCTTAATTGTAGATTCCATGCCGCGGCCTGTGCTATGATGTTTGActcacatgttcgcaggagccttgactaccgatcggcagcattttctggccATGTTCAAAAAGTACCCTTTAAAGGAGTGCCAAGATATTTTTAAACCTTACAAACTCTCTACCACAGGGTTCTCAGCTGGCACAGAGTAAGTGCAAAGGTAGCGAAATGTTTATAAGACATTTTAACTTGGGGgaaaaacaaacaataaacatCTCAATATTCTAGACCAGGCATCAGTGGCATTATCCAGGCATAACAAAATTCATCAATGTAGCAATATTGCGACAACATATCCCAATGGCAAAAATAAGGTGGTCCACATGATTACTCTGGTCCCACTTGTGTGCGATAGCAGATTACAGAGACAGCGTGCTATTCTCCTGCGACGTCACTACACACCCATAGAGACTAGTACAATCGTAGTAAAAGATCGGGAACCCTGACACTTGCCATTGTGTTTTAGGGTTTAAAACCGACACTAAAATAATGTCAGAAATGTTTGGTCGATATTGGTTTATCTTTTCGTGCTTTTACGAAAGAGTGAATGTCATTTTAATGTCATTCTCAACCATATTATTTCTCAGAATTTGTTTAACCATGTCACGATGATACAGTAAACCTGGCAAAGATGAGTCCCATTGCTGAAGTGTTGGCCCCAGCGACGTTCTTTGTTCAATGACTTCTCGTCATGACATTAACTCATCATTTTCAGATGGCTAAAAAGCACAACATGGTGGTGATCTGCCCAATCCTTGAGCGCGACGACTCCGACGTTCTCTGGAACGCCGCTGTAGTGGTCTCGAACAGCGGAGCCATTCTGGGGAAGTCCCGCAAGAACCACATCCCACGAGTGGGCGACTTTAATGAGGTGAGGTTTCGCAAGTATACTATGCCACAACAACAGACGAGTGAAGGCTTTTGTTTTTCAAACCGCATGCTGAATTCGCTTGCCAAGTACAGCTACAACTGATGTGCAAATAAACCCTAACCAAGAGCTTTTTGTTCCAGTCCACTTATTACATGGAGTCAAAACTAGGACATCCGGTATTCCAGACACAGTTTGGTAAGACTTGTTTGCTTGACTCTCATTAATGATACCGGATATAGCCAAATATACATTACTGGAGCAACAACAAAAGTTTCACTTCTTTCACCTCTACCCTGTTTGTGATTTCATAAATACTAGTACCTGCATTCCAGTTTTTGATGAATGCTATTTAAAAAGTACAGGTCACTTAGTGAGTTTTCTCAAGCATCTAGTGTGTGTTTTGTGCCAGTGTTGACAGCGTGATGTTTGGTGCTTTGAGGGAAACTGAAGTGACATGGCAAAGAAATATTGGGACTGCATTATTGCATTATTGCTTATTGCTCGGTGATACCATACAGTTGTTCTGGAGGATACATAGGACCAAAAACAGGATGGAAGACTGTATGCTTGTTGTGTTTTATCTTTCTTCATCGCCTTGTCTTTCGTTTCACACACCTTTTATGGGCGAAGCGCCTTAAGCCGAGGCTTGTCTGTATGGCGTCcatgcgcacggcacagcaccgtgtaaaatcttAACATGAgatttaacaatagactaatatcaatcataattgtgaggatataaaacacctacaagcataaaccctttatactagtcggcgacttcaacgtacacattatggaccttagaacCTAGCTTTGCTGTACACTCTGACTGTCCGCTGTCATAGTATAtcgaaaaccgttgctatagtcgaaacatatatgtgtgcatgtgaataagaaaaaaggtttacaatagatgaacatcaatcataattgtgacagaatatAAAATACTTACAAGCCCAAAAACTttacactagtcggcgacttcaacgtagacattatggaccttgg harbors:
- the LOC119390315 gene encoding beta-ureidopropionase isoform X1 is translated as MASQEFESVEKILTEHLPPEELQKVRGVLYGKECAALDLDREAVALAEEHKFELKGYKMTAEKEETRPPRVVRLGLVQNRIVLPTTEPVAAQREALHRRIETIVEAAALCGVNVICFQETWHMPFAFCTREKTPWCEFAESAEHGPSVQLCQQMAKKHNMVVICPILERDDSDVLWNAAVVVSNSGAILGKSRKNHIPRVGDFNESTYYMESKLGHPVFQTQFGKIAINICYGRHHPLNWLMYGANGAEVVFNPSATVSGLSEPLWHVEARNAAIANSYFTCAINRVGTEVFPREFTSGDKKQGEVCLAHRDFGHFYGSSYVTAPDGSRTPGLSRINDGLLITEVDLNLCRQVRDTWGFRMTQRTEIYADALYWVAQPAFEKQVIVDPTAGGDY
- the LOC119390315 gene encoding beta-ureidopropionase isoform X2; amino-acid sequence: MASQEFESVEKILTEHLPPEELQKVRGVLYGKECAALDLDREAVALAEEHKFELKGYKMTAEKEETRPPRVVRLGLVQNRIVLPTTEPVAAQREALHRRIETIVEAAALCGVNVICFQETWHMPFAFCTREKTPWCEFAESAEHGPSVQLCQQMAKKHNMVVICPILERDDSDVLWNAAVVVSNSGAILGKSRKNHIPRVGDFNESTYYMESKLGHPVFQTQFGKIAINICYGRHHPLNWLMYGANGAEVVFNPSATVSGLSEPLWHVEARNAAIANSYFTCAINRVGTEVFPREFTSGDKKQAHRDFGHFYGSSYVTAPDGSRTPGLSRINDGLLITEVDLNLCRQVRDTWGFRMTQRTEIYADALYWVAQPAFEKQVIVDPTAGGDY